A window of the Hordeum vulgare subsp. vulgare chromosome 5H, MorexV3_pseudomolecules_assembly, whole genome shotgun sequence genome harbors these coding sequences:
- the LOC123395772 gene encoding uncharacterized protein LOC123395772, with the protein MPMPMPMDVTSRPLPKTTGPKPRRPHPGARGYKAGATTGRTATATRTRTHTHTLTPRSASTTSKFSSGWGIDRIMAPAPVEFVGAREAGGVGGDALYCAIILWLSVMSWIIFTCVGGDDGGRRGRKGRRDTKVFVGAERLCDGTGPRCSGGYGLCGSCVD; encoded by the coding sequence ATGCCCATGCCCATGCCCATGGACGTCACGTCACGTCCCCTGCCCAAAACCACCGGACCAAAACCCCGCCGCCCCCACCCCGGGGCACGGGGCTATAAAGCCGGCGCCACCACGGGCCGGACGGCAACGGCGACACGcacacgcacgcacacacacacactcactccacGCTCGGCCAGCACAACAAGCAAGTTCAGTTCAGGTTGGGGGATCGATCGGATAATGGCGCCGGCGCCGGTGGAGTTCGTGGGCGCGAGGGAGGCAGGCGGGGTCGGCGGGGACGCGCTCTACTGCGCCATCATCCTGTGGCTGTCCGTCATGTCGTGGATCATCTTCACCTGcgtcggcggcgacgacggcgggaGGCGCGGGAGGAAGGGCCGCCGGGACACCAAGGTCTTCGTCGGCGCCGAGCGACTCTGCGACGGCACCGGCCCGCGCTGCAGCGGCGGCTACGGCCTCTGCGGCTCCTGCGTCGACTAG